The proteins below come from a single Methyloprofundus sedimenti genomic window:
- a CDS encoding response regulator has protein sequence MNDFQPTVLIVDDTPANIQLLNGMLRGLYKVKAATSGEKALKIAHTEPRPDIILLDIMMPEMDGYEVCRQLKSSTYTAAIPVIFITAKAGVEDEQHGFSLGAVDYVTKPFNPDIVKTRVRTHLELYAQQQTLYAENKQLKQRIANKFCDYIEAEIVSILAAGESDGTEFKSTLRWNLHTDKADKKIENACLKTVAAFLNSDSGVLLVGVDDNGNILGLEQDGFASEDKLLLHWNSLLKSHIGIEFMQLIRSQINNFAGQRILLVQCLRSSKPVFFRRDNDEIFYVRTGNGTNQLKPSEVLAYLDQRES, from the coding sequence ATGAATGACTTTCAACCGACTGTGCTAATAGTGGATGACACGCCAGCAAACATACAGCTATTAAACGGCATGCTACGAGGACTATATAAGGTGAAGGCTGCAACTAGTGGTGAAAAAGCACTTAAAATTGCTCATACAGAACCGCGGCCAGATATTATTTTACTGGATATTATGATGCCTGAAATGGATGGCTATGAAGTTTGTAGACAACTTAAGTCTTCGACGTACACGGCGGCAATACCGGTCATTTTTATTACTGCAAAAGCCGGAGTTGAAGACGAACAACATGGGTTTTCTTTAGGGGCTGTGGATTATGTCACCAAGCCATTCAATCCTGATATTGTCAAAACCCGAGTCCGGACACATTTAGAATTATATGCTCAACAGCAAACATTGTATGCTGAAAACAAACAGTTAAAACAGCGTATTGCTAACAAATTCTGTGATTATATAGAAGCAGAAATAGTCAGTATCCTGGCTGCCGGGGAAAGTGACGGAACTGAATTTAAATCAACGCTGCGCTGGAATTTACATACCGATAAAGCCGATAAAAAAATAGAAAATGCCTGTCTTAAAACAGTTGCTGCCTTTCTAAACAGCGATAGTGGCGTATTATTGGTCGGCGTGGATGATAATGGGAATATATTGGGGCTGGAACAGGACGGATTTGCCAGTGAAGACAAGCTGCTATTGCACTGGAACAGCCTGTTAAAATCGCATATAGGCATCGAATTTATGCAGCTTATACGTTCACAGATCAATAATTTTGCGGGGCAGCGTATTTTATTAGTGCAATGTCTACGTTCATCAAAGCCGGTATTTTTTCGCCGGGATAATGACGAGATATTTTATGTGCGCACTGGTAACGGAACCAACCAGCTTAAACCCAGCGAAGTCCTCGCATATCTTGATCAGCGTGAGAGTTGA
- a CDS encoding VOC family protein — translation MNATTAFRLSYITLAVTDFTRMYAFYQSLGFPLHKLGNNPEQPFAMFAMGSVVLALYPKALLAKQAGCKIEGQNTTMSLSLNVAHKSRVDAVLNLATAHGATITRRPFQPEWGGYCGYFKDPEGNLWEIVFHENYQLTQAHS, via the coding sequence ATGAATGCAACAACAGCATTTAGACTCTCCTATATAACTTTGGCGGTGACTGATTTCACCCGGATGTATGCTTTTTATCAGTCACTTGGCTTTCCCTTGCATAAGCTTGGCAACAATCCTGAACAGCCCTTTGCCATGTTTGCAATGGGGAGTGTGGTACTGGCCTTATATCCAAAAGCCTTATTGGCAAAACAGGCCGGCTGCAAAATTGAAGGTCAGAATACGACTATGTCACTGTCCTTAAATGTTGCGCATAAAAGCCGGGTTGATGCTGTCCTGAATTTGGCAACTGCACATGGCGCGACGATAACCCGGCGGCCTTTTCAGCCGGAATGGGGTGGTTACTGTGGCTATTTTAAAGATCCCGAAGGTAATTTATGGGAAATTGTCTTTCATGAAAACTATCAGTTGACGCAAGCCCATAGTTAA